In Ostrinia nubilalis chromosome 26, ilOstNubi1.1, whole genome shotgun sequence, one genomic interval encodes:
- the LOC135084579 gene encoding lysophosphatidylserine lipase ABHD12-like, producing MVVLQGILVCLPLYTFGALMLGAAISAGLFVFHVAVVPMIFKYSKTFRRHLIFANFVQWPLYIDHEEPSTRGIDGGRNISIEYHSKVDNCNVKIGIWHILPRSVYERLKGSFECGGDKEDLNKLLDEELATSKMPIMIYCHGNSNSRAATHRIQLYRFFQQMDFHTIAFDYRGYGDSTNLNPSEDGVVEDSLVVYEWLHNTLDKAKDKPAIFVWGHSLGTGISSHLLGNLDELSVKVLDRAKPLPMPKGLILESPFNNLAEEVAEIPISKLVTWLPYFDAAFVKPFRAAPEHSFRSEEHLARVPALPILILHAKDDVIVPFVVGVRLFKSIVASRSLGGATVKLHAYDKSQGLGHKWICHAEDLPEVVGEFVKNHQ from the exons ATGGTAGTATTACAAGGAATATTGGTGTGCCTGCCGTTGTATACTTTTGG GGCGTTGATGCTTGGCGCGGCCATATCAGCTGGTCTGTTTGTGTTCCATGTCGCCGTGGTGCCTATGATCTTCAAGTACTCCAAGACTTTTAGACGGCATCTTATATTCGCTAACTTTG TTCAATGGCCTCTGTACATAGACCACGAAGAGCCATCGACAAGAGGCATCGACGGAGGTCGCAACATCAGCATAGAGTATCACTCCAAGGTTGACAACTGCAATGTGAAGATTG GGATATGGCATATCCTCCCGAGGAGCGTGTACGAGCGTTTAAAAGGAAGCTTCGAGTGCGGCGGTGATAAGGAAGACCTCAACAAGCTGCTTGACGAAGAACTGGCCACTTCCAAGATGCCCATCATGATATACTGCCACG GAAATTCCAACTCCCGCGCAGCGACGCACAGGATACAGCTGTACAGGTTCTTCCAGCAGATGGACTTTCATACGATCGCATTCGATTATAGAG GATACGGAGACTCAACGAACCTGAACCCCTCAGAAGATGGCGTGGTGGAAGACTCTTTAGTAGTGTACGAGTGGCTTCACAACACTTTGGATAAGGCCAAGGACAAACCCGCTATATTTGTTTGGGGACATTCCTTAG GCACAGGCATATCGTCCCACCTGCTAGGCAACTTAGACGAACTGTCTGTGAAGGTCCTGGACCGGGCCAAGCCTCTCCCAATGCCCAAAGGATTGATCCTGGAGTCGCCCTTCAACAACTTGGCTGAGGAAGTCGCTGAGATTCCTATATCAAAG CTTGTAACATGGCTGCCATATTTCGACGCGGCGTTCGTGAAACCATTCCGAGCGGCGCCCGAGCATTCGTTCCGTTCGGAGGAGCATTTGGCGCGCGTGCCCGCGctgccgatactgatactgcaCGCGAAGGATGACGTCATCGTGCCTTTTGTGGTCGGGGTCAGG CTGTTCAAATCGATCGTAGCGTCTCGCTCGCTAGGCGGTGCCACCGTCAAGTTGCACGCGTACGACAAGTCGCAGGGGCTGGGACATAAGTGGATCTGCCACGCGGAAGACTTGCCTGAGGTGGTCGG AGAGTTCGTGAAAAATCACCAATGA
- the LOC135084439 gene encoding uncharacterized protein LOC135084439 — protein MRVELGKVPDGIFLKDPTTYGNLFHKYKWPEVQRHLEVHKMELTEIINQNVELRIHEIENNCTDNIKIERALFENVETNVFSTWSAKGMPDEDVFYDVIINYEGSQFKYQNKWRDSSLKSKFVNFGKSINGILFLKPGQTFVKKLTATKTVFVLKIDYRARMIGNIIGDYENLYGKYHFWSPTIENIMRAGKIPNEIMTSEKIEIRCFTDPKLEIFDKDTGQAMPLRKKRRLFWKSKPRFTW, from the coding sequence ATGAGGGTGGAACTAGGGAAAGTCCCTGATGGTATATTCCTGAAGGACCCAACGACGTATGGCAATTTATTCCACAAATACAAATGGCCTGAAGTTCAGAGACATCTGGAAGTGCACAAGATGGAATTAACAGAAATCATTAACCAGAACGTGGAGCTTAGAATACACGAGATTGAAAATAACTGCACTGACAACATCAAAATAGAAAGGGCACTGTTTGAAAACGTCGAAACCAACGTTTTCTCTACTTGGTCTGCTAAAGGTATGCCTGATGAAGATGTTTTCTACGATGTCATTATCAATTATGAGGGAAGTCAATTCAAGTATCAAAATAAATGGAGAGATAGCTCTTTGAAAAGTAAATTCGTGAACTTCGGCAAATCCATCAATGGAATCCTGTTTCTGAAGCCCGGACAAACTTTTGTCAAGAAATTGACCGCTACAAAAACTGTATTTGTACTAAAAATTGATTATAGAGCAAGAATGATTGGCAATATTATTGGTGATTATGAAAATTTGTACGGAAAATACCACTTCTGGTCTCCTACTATTGAAAATATCATGCGGGCTGGTAAAATTCCGAACGAAATAATGACGAGTGAGAAAATTGAAATACGGTGCTTTACTGATCCAAAACTGGAGATATTTGATAAGGATACCGGGCAAGCAATGCCTCTAAGGAAGAAAAGGAGGCTGTTCTGGAAATCAAAACCAAGATTTACGTGGTGA
- the LOC135084535 gene encoding spherulin-2A-like: MRLAQCVLLFICLKVINAKINIDVTTTADNDVTVKYSGVNTNVITQNEINIFRVNTMNLNKALKKYYGEKTSNAYLKSPTPWGDLYKKYHWEQVKNVLSIKSARLKSINMKPVVVMSQNFDNYSNKTIKVNTGLSQTVENTFSTSWSKTTEFTVSQELEYDVNVIFAKITGTTAFSFTTAWGKDVEKSETITIGTTTNMETELAPGQGCTAVLSANRGYLEVEVVYSAFLRGNVAVNFKNGYKGHHFWGPQISKVMEAGGLRNEITTVETIKVGVYVDSSLKVYDKASGKPL; the protein is encoded by the coding sequence ATGAGGTTAGCTCAGTGTGTTTTGCTATTCATctgtttaaaagtaattaatgcaAAAATAAACATAGATGTTACAACGACCGCTGACAATGATGTAACAGTAAAATATTCTGGAGTGAATACTAATGTGATTACACAAAATGAGATCAATATATTCAGGGTAAATACAATGAATTTGAATAAGGCGCTGAAGAAATATTACGGTGAGAAAACAAGCAATGCGTATTTAAAAAGTCCGACGCCATGGGGGGATTTGTACAAGAAGTACCACTGGGAACAAGTGAAAAATGTGTTGTCCATAAAATCGGCAAGATTGAAGAGCATCAACATGAAGCCAGTGGTTGTCATGTCGCAGAACTTCGACAACTACTCAAACAAAACGATAAAAGTGAATACAGGTTTGAGTCAGACAGTTGAAAACACCTTTTCGACCAGCTGGTCGAAGACCACCGAATTCACAGTCAGCCAAGAGTTAGAATACGATGTGAACGTGATTTTTGCCAAAATCACTGGAACGACCGCGTTTTCGTTTACGACTGCATGGGGAAAGGATGTGGAGAAGTCTGAAACTATCACAATTGGAACAACTACTAATATGGAGACGGAATTGGCGCCAGGACAAGGGTGCACCGCGGTTTTGTCTGCGAACAGGGGGTATTTGGAAGTTGAGGTGGTGTATTCTGCATTTTTGAGGGGAAATGTGGCTGTGAACTTCAAGAATGGATATAAGGGTCACCATTTCTGGGGTCCACAAATCAGCAAGGTCATGGAGGCTGGTGGCTTGAGGAATGAGATCACGACGGTAGAGACGATCAAGGTTGGAGTGTACGTGGACTCGTCTTTGAAAGTATATGACAAGGCTAGTGGGAAACCTCTTTGA
- the LOC135084499 gene encoding pro-resilin-like: protein MKVFIPLLCLLSISFAEPPVGDGYAAARSGHGSHDHHDHDHDHHDVEVQRSLSQEYGAPAARSFGSRNALSQEYGPPSARSGLSQEYGVPGLRSAPSDTYGAPSARGLSQEYGAPSARISQEYGPPSARSGLNQDYASARNSLSQEYGAPNARAGLSQEYGVPSARSGLSQEYGVPNAKSALSQDYSAPSARSGLSQEYGAPGLRSSDSYASARSPSSTYGAPDFRSAPSAEYGAPSERSFGFKSSQKSSPSFRSPQFNPNSISQQYGAPARSASSQGYSSAAKSSFGSRSVSQSYGAPRSSPSQSYGAPARSLSSQYGAPARSSDSYSQGFRSVSQTYGVPSQRGLSDTYGAPEARGISQEYGAPSARANLKTSAFASPFSARSSPSSTYGAPSARDAMPSDQYGVPEQYNALSSQGYDYARDALDELLNQEPANYDFAYKVNDYLSGSDFGHTETRQENRAEGSYFVVLPDGTKQVVEYEADERGFKPRISVEPADASARSGGYDENAADLARSGDGPY from the exons ATGAAG GTTTTCATACCTCTACTTTGCTTACTATCCATCTCATTTGCCGAACCTCCTGTAGG CGACGGCTATGCAGCAGCCCGATCAGGCCACGGGAGTCACGACCACCACGACCACGATCACGACCACCACGACGTCGAGGTCCAACGGTCCCTGTCCCAGGAGTACGGAGCCCCGGCCGCTAGAAGCTTTGGATCTCGCAACGCATTGTCCCAGGAATACGGCCCCCCTTCGGCCAGGTCTGGCCTCTCACAGGAGTACGGAGTCCCTGGTCTCCGTAGCGCTCCATCAGACACCTACGGAGCACCGTCTGCGCGTGGACTGAGTCAAGAATACGGCGCTCCTTCAGCAAGAATTTCCCAAGAATACGGACCACCCTCCGCCCGATCTGGACTTAACCAGGATTACGCGTCTGCCAGGAACAGCCTGTCCCAAGAATACGGAGCACCTAACGCTAGAGCAGGACTATCGCAGGAATATGGCGTCCCAAGTGCCAGATCAGGATTGTCCCAAGAATATGGTGTGCCTAATGCTAAGTCAGCACTGTCCCAAGATTATTCTGCTCCCAGTGCCAGATCTGGCCTGTCTCAGGAATATGGTGCTCCAGGATTGAGATCTTCAGATTCTTACGCGTCTGCTAGGTCTCCTTCGTCCACTTATGGAGCTCCTGACTTTCGCTCCGCTCCATCTGCTGAATACGGAGCCCCATCCGAAAGAAGCTTCGGGTTCAAGTCTTCCCAAAAATCCAGCCCCAGCTTTCGCAGCCCTCAGTTCAACCCCAACTCCATCTCCCAACAATACGGAGCCCCTGCTCGTAGCGCCTCGTCTCAGGGTTATAGTTCTGCTGCTAAGTCTTCCTTTGGATCTCGTAGCGTCTCCCAATCCTATGGCGCCCCCAGGAGCAGCCCTTCCCAATCCTACGGAGCTCCTGCCCGTTCCCTTTCCTCTCAATATGGCGCCCCTGCAAGGAGTTCTGACTCGTATTCTCAGGGATTTAGGTCTGTTTCCCAGACTTATGGTGTGCCCAGCCAGCGAGGATTGTCCGACACCTATGGCGCTCCTGAGGCGAGGGGCATTTCTCAGGAGTATGGCGCTCCCTCGGCCCGAGCTAACTTGAAGACTAGTGCTTTTGCTTCACCTTTCTCGGCCAG GTCGTCTCCATCCTCCACGTACGGTGCACCATCAGCTCGCGACGCCATGCCCTCGGACCAGTACGGAGTGCCGGAACAGTACAACGCGCTCTCCAGCCAGGGTTACGACTACGCCAGGGATGCTCTGGATGAGCTGCTGAACCAG GAGCCAGCCAACTACGACTTCGCTTACAAAGTCAACGACTACCTCTCTGGCAGCGACTTCGGCCACACTGAGACCAGGCAGGAAAACCGTGCTGAGGGCTCCTACTTCGTGGTTCTACCTGATGGCACTAAACAG GTGGTGGAATACGAGGCAGACGAACGTGGCTTCAAGCCCAGGATCTCAGTGGAGCCTGCTGACGCTTCAGCGCGCTCTGGTGGCTACGATGAGAACGCTGCTGACCTAGCTCGGTCTGGAGATGGACCTTATTAA